A region from the Arachis ipaensis cultivar K30076 chromosome B01, Araip1.1, whole genome shotgun sequence genome encodes:
- the LOC107611541 gene encoding uncharacterized protein ycf20: MALSMNLIHIGLNFHPSTKPKVGVSGRFTSRSSAGLRVRAVQDNGGSRRLVDIIRLVPELSRNYFKSPSRRTLFGGISLLGGFYVAQTISLSFGALGVNDVIAAVLCVLLTEYVTKFYYSRPKVTFPIALLNNFKMGFTYGLFIDAFKLAS, from the coding sequence ATGGCTCTGTCAATGAACCTGATCCATATTGGTCTCAACTTTCACCCGAGTACTAAACCCAAAGTTGGGGTCTCTGGAAGGTTTACGTCCAGATCTTCAGCAGGGCTTCGTGTTCGAGCCGTCCAAGATAATGGCGGATCACGGAGACTAGTTGACATCATTCGACTCGTGCCTGAACTCTCGAGGAATTACTTCAAGAGCCCTTCTCGCAGGACTCTATTCGGTGGAATCTCCTTGCTGGGTGGATTCTATGTTGCACAGACAATCTCCCTATCATTTGGAGCTCTAGGAGTCAATGATGTCATTGCAGCAGTGCTTTGTGTTCTTCTTACAGAGTATGTGACTAAATTCTATTACAGCAGGCCTAAAGTTACTTTCCCTATTGCTCTTCTGAACAATTTCAAAATGGGTTTCACTTACGGTCTCTTCATTGATGCCTTCAAGCTTGCCAGTTAA
- the LOC107611622 gene encoding nuclear transcription factor Y subunit A-1 isoform X1 → MWNGIYVIGISCVSKDMQSKSETANRLRSDPHSFQPSGVCSEPWWHGGGYSAIPQAMPGANASNSSSLECPNGDSESNEEGQSLSNSGMNEEDDDAAKDSQPADPNQSGNYGQENQGMQHSAPSMREEGLAQAPQLELVGHSIACATNPYQDPYYGGMMAAYGPQQLGFAPFIGMPHARMPLPLEMAQEPVYVNAKQYQGILRRRQARAKAELEKKLIKSRKPYLHESRHQHAMRRARGTGGRFAKKSEVEGSNKGKEKDGSGPVLSSQSISSSGSEPLPCDSNQTWNSPNVQLNARGTKVHDKYENGSGSYHSHNGLQSYHLHSGDRVDEGDCSGQQRGSITNEHASARRLAIQ, encoded by the exons ATGTGGAATGGAATTTATGTAATTGGTATAAGTTGTGTGTCTAAAGATATGCAGTCCAAGTCTGAAACTGCAAATCGACTGAGGTCGGATCCACATTCCTTTCAACCTAGTGGTGTTTGTTCTGAGCCTTGGTGGCATGGTGGTGGCTACAGTGCTATCCCTCAAGCAATGCCTGGTGCAAATGCATCCAATTCCTCCTCTCTTGAATGCCCTAATGGTGATTCAGAATCCAATGAGGAAGGTCAGTCCTTATCCAATAGTGGGATGAATGAGGAAGATGATGATGCTGCCAAGGATTCACAACCTGCCGATCCTAATCAATCAG GAAATTATGGACAAGAAAACCAAGGGATGCAGCATTCTGCACCTTCAATGCGCGAAGAAGGCCTCGCTCAGGCTCCACAGCTGGAACTCGTTGGTCATTCAATT GCATGTGCTACAAATCCTTATCAAGATCCGTACTATGGGGGCATGATGGCAGCTTATGGACCCCAGCAATTG GGATTTGCTCCTTTTATAGGAATGCCCCATGCCAGAATGCCATTACCTCTTGAGATGGCACAAGAGCCTGTTTATGTGAATGCTAAGCAATACCAAGGAATTCTGAGGCGAAGACAGGCTCGAGCAAAAGCAGAACTTGAAAAGAAGCTAATAAAATCCAGAAAG CCATATCTTCATGAATCTCGGCATCAGCATGCTATGAGAAGGGCAAGGGGTACCGGAGGGCGTTTTGCAAAGAAATCTGAAGTTGAGGGCTCAAACAAGGGCAAGGAAAAGGATGGTTCAGGTCCAGTCCTGTCATCACAGTCAATCAGTTCATCTGGTTCTGAACCTTTGCCTTGCGATTCCAATCAAACTTGGAACTCTCCCAATGTGCAACTAAATGCAAGGGGAACGAAAGTGCACGACAAATACGAAAATGGCAGTGGCTCCTACCACAGTCATAATGGTTTGCAATCTTATCATTTGCATTCTGGTGACAGAGTGGATGAAGGGGACTGTTCGGGTCAGCAACGGGGAAGCATCACCAACGAGCACGCATCGGCGAGGCGCCTTGCTATTCAGTAG
- the LOC107611622 gene encoding nuclear transcription factor Y subunit A-1 isoform X2 → MQSKSETANRLRSDPHSFQPSGVCSEPWWHGGGYSAIPQAMPGANASNSSSLECPNGDSESNEEGQSLSNSGMNEEDDDAAKDSQPADPNQSGNYGQENQGMQHSAPSMREEGLAQAPQLELVGHSIACATNPYQDPYYGGMMAAYGPQQLGFAPFIGMPHARMPLPLEMAQEPVYVNAKQYQGILRRRQARAKAELEKKLIKSRKPYLHESRHQHAMRRARGTGGRFAKKSEVEGSNKGKEKDGSGPVLSSQSISSSGSEPLPCDSNQTWNSPNVQLNARGTKVHDKYENGSGSYHSHNGLQSYHLHSGDRVDEGDCSGQQRGSITNEHASARRLAIQ, encoded by the exons ATGCAGTCCAAGTCTGAAACTGCAAATCGACTGAGGTCGGATCCACATTCCTTTCAACCTAGTGGTGTTTGTTCTGAGCCTTGGTGGCATGGTGGTGGCTACAGTGCTATCCCTCAAGCAATGCCTGGTGCAAATGCATCCAATTCCTCCTCTCTTGAATGCCCTAATGGTGATTCAGAATCCAATGAGGAAGGTCAGTCCTTATCCAATAGTGGGATGAATGAGGAAGATGATGATGCTGCCAAGGATTCACAACCTGCCGATCCTAATCAATCAG GAAATTATGGACAAGAAAACCAAGGGATGCAGCATTCTGCACCTTCAATGCGCGAAGAAGGCCTCGCTCAGGCTCCACAGCTGGAACTCGTTGGTCATTCAATT GCATGTGCTACAAATCCTTATCAAGATCCGTACTATGGGGGCATGATGGCAGCTTATGGACCCCAGCAATTG GGATTTGCTCCTTTTATAGGAATGCCCCATGCCAGAATGCCATTACCTCTTGAGATGGCACAAGAGCCTGTTTATGTGAATGCTAAGCAATACCAAGGAATTCTGAGGCGAAGACAGGCTCGAGCAAAAGCAGAACTTGAAAAGAAGCTAATAAAATCCAGAAAG CCATATCTTCATGAATCTCGGCATCAGCATGCTATGAGAAGGGCAAGGGGTACCGGAGGGCGTTTTGCAAAGAAATCTGAAGTTGAGGGCTCAAACAAGGGCAAGGAAAAGGATGGTTCAGGTCCAGTCCTGTCATCACAGTCAATCAGTTCATCTGGTTCTGAACCTTTGCCTTGCGATTCCAATCAAACTTGGAACTCTCCCAATGTGCAACTAAATGCAAGGGGAACGAAAGTGCACGACAAATACGAAAATGGCAGTGGCTCCTACCACAGTCATAATGGTTTGCAATCTTATCATTTGCATTCTGGTGACAGAGTGGATGAAGGGGACTGTTCGGGTCAGCAACGGGGAAGCATCACCAACGAGCACGCATCGGCGAGGCGCCTTGCTATTCAGTAG